The following proteins are co-located in the Gloeocapsa sp. PCC 7428 genome:
- a CDS encoding LD-carboxypeptidase, whose amino-acid sequence MKRCQLPPLLKPGDLLQVIAPSGALREVEAFHQGVEIWRKRGYRVAISADIDNRWGYLAGKDGDRTFQLLNAWQDLECRGILCARGGYGSARLLEAKSGEFIFDSAFPSKWLIGFSDITALLWSLSTVGVAGVHAPVLTTLAKEPDWSIQRLFDLVERHTVTPLAGTGWGGGSACGTLLPANLTVATHLLGTPLQPDLDGVILALEDVTEAPYRIDRLLTQWRLSGALTKVRGIALGRFSRCEPPPNIPSLTIEEVLRDRLSDLSIPVVSDLPFGHDGANAALPVGIPVQLDGDTGILSFETTT is encoded by the coding sequence ATGAAACGCTGCCAATTACCACCGTTATTGAAGCCAGGCGACTTACTACAAGTAATTGCACCCAGCGGGGCATTAAGAGAAGTAGAAGCATTTCATCAAGGAGTAGAAATTTGGCGAAAGCGCGGCTATCGTGTAGCAATCAGCGCTGACATTGATAATCGCTGGGGTTACTTAGCAGGCAAAGATGGCGATCGCACTTTTCAATTACTCAACGCGTGGCAAGATCTTGAATGTCGTGGAATTCTGTGTGCAAGAGGCGGTTATGGCAGTGCCAGACTTTTAGAAGCAAAGTCAGGGGAATTTATTTTTGATTCCGCGTTTCCTTCTAAGTGGTTAATTGGGTTTTCTGACATTACAGCATTATTGTGGAGTCTTAGCACAGTTGGTGTTGCTGGCGTTCATGCCCCTGTACTCACAACGTTAGCCAAAGAACCTGATTGGTCAATTCAGCGGTTATTTGATTTAGTCGAAAGACACACGGTGACTCCGCTAGCCGGCACAGGTTGGGGAGGTGGTAGTGCGTGTGGGACTTTGCTACCAGCAAATCTTACGGTTGCTACACATTTACTCGGAACACCCTTACAACCCGACTTAGATGGTGTTATTCTTGCCTTAGAAGACGTTACCGAAGCACCCTATCGAATTGATCGCTTACTAACACAATGGCGCTTAAGCGGTGCATTGACAAAAGTTCGGGGTATTGCCTTGGGGCGGTTTAGTCGCTGCGAACCACCACCGAATATTCCCAGTTTAACGATCGAAGAAGTATTACGCGATCGCCTCAGCGATCTAAGTATCCCTGTTGTTTCCGATCTGCCATTTGGTCACGATGGTGCTAACGCCGCCCTTCCCGTAGGAATTCCAGTACAGCTAGATGGAGACACAGGTATCTTAAGCTTCGAGACAACGACTTAA
- a CDS encoding glycogen/starch/alpha-glucan phosphorylase translates to MQTVPNHQVENLQIEDDRTGLSVECLKRAFLDNLFYVQGKFPKIATKNDYYMALAYTVRDRLLQRWINTAVIYTERASRTVSYLSAEFLMGPHLGNNLVNLGIYDQVKQAVSELGLDLEDLLEQEEEPGLGNGGLGRLAACYLDSMATLEIPSLGYGIRYEFGIFDQDIRDGWQVEITDKWLHCGNPWEIARPEWEVYVKLGGHTEAYTDEHGRYRVRWIPYQVVKGVPHDTPILGYKTNTANTLRLWTAEAPESFDFGAFNSGDYLGAVQAKMVSENLSKVLYPNDDSSQGKRLRLAQQIFFVSCSLQDMIRIVFRQNVPLEKFHEKFVVQLNDTHPAIAVAELMRLLIDEHDMGWDQAWSITQKSLAYTNHTLLPEALERWPISLFRELLPRHLEIIYEINHHFLAEVKAKFPGDSDRLRRMSLIDESGEKYVRMAHLACVGSHSINGVAALHTKLLQQDVLRDFYQMYPEKFNNKTNGVTPRRFMVLSNPRLTNLISSKIGDSWIKHLEDLKHLEAFVDDPEFCHQWRSIKSAIKHDLVAYIQKQNGISVNPDSIFDIQAKRFHEYKRQHLNALHIITLYNRIKANPDIDITPRTFIFGGKAAPGYYMAKLIIKLLNSIGDVVNNDPDVRDRLKVVFLKDYSVKFAQRVYPAADLSEQISMAGKEASGTGNMKFALNGALTIGTLDGANVEIREEVGEDNFFIFGLTAPEVYALKARGYRPLDYYHSNRELKAVIDRIASGHFSHGDTQLFKPLLDSLLHRDEYLLFADYQAYIDCQDYVSQVYRDRDRWTRMSILNVARMGKFSSDRSIHDYCQDIWNIQSVPIELGECIQAKENMRPITM, encoded by the coding sequence ATGCAGACTGTACCTAATCATCAGGTAGAGAACCTACAGATAGAAGACGACCGGACAGGATTAAGTGTTGAATGCTTAAAGCGAGCTTTTTTAGATAATCTGTTCTACGTGCAAGGCAAGTTTCCTAAAATTGCCACAAAAAATGATTACTATATGGCGTTGGCGTATACAGTACGCGATCGCCTGCTGCAACGCTGGATCAATACTGCTGTCATTTACACCGAAAGGGCTTCGCGCACAGTTTCTTACCTTTCGGCTGAGTTTTTGATGGGACCGCATCTTGGAAATAACTTAGTCAACTTAGGAATTTACGACCAAGTTAAACAAGCTGTTAGCGAACTCGGACTAGACTTAGAAGATTTACTCGAACAAGAAGAAGAACCAGGACTTGGTAACGGTGGTTTAGGACGCTTGGCGGCTTGCTACCTTGATTCTATGGCAACGCTAGAGATTCCCTCTTTAGGCTATGGTATTCGTTACGAATTCGGCATTTTTGACCAAGATATCCGCGATGGCTGGCAAGTTGAAATTACCGATAAATGGTTACATTGCGGTAATCCTTGGGAAATCGCGCGCCCTGAGTGGGAAGTCTACGTCAAACTAGGCGGACATACCGAAGCCTACACCGACGAACACGGACGCTATCGAGTCCGCTGGATTCCATACCAAGTCGTCAAAGGTGTACCGCACGATACGCCGATTCTTGGCTATAAAACAAATACCGCCAATACTCTACGTTTGTGGACAGCCGAAGCCCCAGAATCGTTTGATTTTGGTGCGTTTAACTCTGGCGACTACTTGGGTGCAGTGCAAGCAAAAATGGTTTCGGAAAACCTCTCAAAGGTTCTTTATCCCAACGATGACTCTTCGCAAGGTAAGCGCCTACGGTTAGCGCAGCAAATCTTTTTTGTGTCTTGTTCGCTGCAAGACATGATTCGCATTGTCTTTCGCCAAAATGTACCGTTAGAAAAGTTTCACGAAAAGTTCGTTGTACAACTCAACGATACGCATCCGGCGATCGCTGTTGCTGAGTTGATGCGACTACTGATTGATGAGCATGATATGGGCTGGGATCAAGCATGGAGTATTACGCAAAAATCGCTTGCCTATACCAACCATACATTATTACCCGAAGCACTCGAACGCTGGCCCATCAGCTTATTTAGAGAATTACTACCTCGGCACTTAGAAATTATCTATGAAATTAATCACCACTTTCTAGCGGAAGTCAAAGCTAAGTTTCCTGGAGATAGCGATCGCCTGCGTCGGATGTCGCTTATCGACGAGTCAGGCGAAAAATACGTACGGATGGCACATCTCGCGTGCGTTGGTAGCCATTCAATTAACGGTGTTGCGGCTTTACATACCAAACTGTTGCAGCAAGATGTCTTGCGCGACTTCTATCAAATGTACCCTGAGAAGTTCAACAACAAAACCAACGGCGTTACTCCCCGACGGTTTATGGTGTTGAGTAATCCGCGATTGACCAACTTGATTTCTAGCAAAATTGGTGATAGCTGGATTAAGCACTTAGAAGACCTCAAACATTTAGAAGCATTTGTAGACGATCCTGAGTTTTGTCATCAATGGCGATCGATTAAGTCTGCCATTAAGCACGATCTCGTAGCATATATTCAAAAGCAAAACGGAATTAGTGTCAACCCAGACTCGATTTTCGATATTCAAGCAAAACGCTTCCACGAGTACAAGCGCCAGCATCTCAACGCACTCCACATCATCACGCTGTATAACCGCATCAAAGCCAATCCTGATATCGACATTACGCCGCGTACATTTATCTTTGGTGGTAAAGCTGCGCCTGGCTACTACATGGCAAAGTTGATTATTAAGTTACTCAACTCGATTGGCGATGTTGTTAACAACGATCCCGACGTGCGCGATCGCCTGAAAGTTGTTTTCTTAAAAGACTACAGCGTTAAATTTGCCCAACGCGTTTATCCCGCTGCGGATTTATCCGAACAAATTTCGATGGCGGGTAAAGAGGCTTCGGGAACAGGTAACATGAAATTTGCCTTGAATGGAGCCTTGACAATTGGTACGCTCGATGGTGCCAATGTCGAAATCCGCGAAGAAGTGGGAGAAGATAACTTCTTTATTTTTGGACTCACCGCGCCTGAGGTTTACGCACTCAAAGCCAGAGGCTATCGTCCACTAGATTACTACCACAGCAATCGCGAACTCAAAGCTGTCATTGATCGCATCGCATCAGGTCACTTCTCGCATGGCGATACTCAGCTGTTCAAGCCTTTGCTAGATTCGCTGTTACATCGCGATGAGTATCTACTATTTGCCGACTATCAAGCTTACATTGATTGTCAAGATTATGTAAGTCAAGTGTACCGCGATCGCGATCGCTGGACGCGGATGTCCATTTTAAACGTAGCACGGATGGGTAAATTCTCCTCCGACCGTTCAATTCACGACTACTGTCAAGACATTTGGAATATCCAGTCTGTACCCATTGAACTTGGCGAGTGTATACAAGCAAAGGAGAATATGCGACCAATTACTATGTAA
- a CDS encoding TSUP family transporter yields MHNYQILSLCLFAFLAGLIDSIVGGGGLIQLPALLIILPDTALPLLLGTNKLASIAGTFVAVIRFLLQIKMNFAIVTTAAIAAFIFSFLGARTVSILNPKLLHPLILILLVAVAIYTFIKKDFGSQHKFYEATTKKIIYAAIIGSSIGFYDGFLGPGTGSFLIFAFIGVIGFDFLRASASAKFVNFCTNLAALVYFIPSGNVIYNLAIPMAICNIGGAIIGTKLAILKGNKFIRNLFLIIVSTLIIKLAYDIMFS; encoded by the coding sequence ATGCACAATTATCAAATACTTAGTTTATGCCTATTTGCCTTTTTAGCTGGTTTAATCGACTCAATTGTTGGGGGTGGTGGTTTAATTCAGCTTCCGGCACTTTTAATTATATTACCTGATACAGCTTTACCATTACTATTAGGAACTAACAAACTTGCTTCGATTGCCGGAACTTTTGTTGCAGTTATTCGTTTTTTGCTGCAAATCAAGATGAATTTTGCCATCGTTACTACGGCGGCGATCGCTGCTTTTATCTTTTCTTTTCTTGGTGCTAGAACTGTTAGTATTCTCAATCCTAAGCTTCTCCATCCGTTAATTTTAATACTTCTCGTCGCTGTTGCTATTTATACGTTTATTAAAAAAGATTTCGGGTCGCAACATAAATTTTATGAGGCTACCACAAAAAAGATAATTTATGCTGCTATTATTGGCAGTTCTATAGGCTTTTACGATGGTTTTTTGGGACCAGGAACAGGAAGTTTTTTGATTTTTGCTTTTATTGGGGTTATAGGCTTTGATTTTTTACGTGCTTCAGCTTCTGCAAAATTTGTAAATTTTTGTACTAACTTAGCCGCATTAGTCTATTTTATTCCTAGTGGTAACGTTATTTACAATCTTGCTATTCCTATGGCTATTTGTAATATTGGAGGAGCAATTATTGGTACTAAACTAGCTATCCTTAAAGGTAATAAATTTATTCGCAACTTATTCTTAATAATAGTTTCTACTTTAATAATTAAATTAGCTTATGATATAATGTTTAGCTAA
- a CDS encoding Uma2 family endonuclease, whose product MHTVITPERIELPPGTVVRMLGSWQDYQVLSQQLGNRGSPRIKYRPGEILLMAPLPAHGRDASLLGLIVTALLDHLNRTYDSFTPITISLPQVSGIEPDFCFYIENWRSVVGKNRIDWLNDPPPDLVLEVDVTSYTSIDDYLPYRVPEVWLLKNKQLLVYRLLAENYVITESSYFPNVKDIVQQCLQIANEQTTSEAIRWLRSFLRES is encoded by the coding sequence ATGCATACTGTAATTACACCGGAAAGAATCGAGTTGCCACCTGGCACAGTCGTAAGGATGTTGGGATCATGGCAAGACTATCAAGTCCTAAGTCAGCAACTTGGAAATCGTGGTTCGCCTCGCATTAAATATCGCCCTGGAGAAATTTTGCTAATGGCACCGCTACCAGCGCACGGAAGGGATGCGAGCTTGCTGGGATTGATCGTAACAGCTTTACTTGACCACTTAAACCGCACATACGACTCATTTACGCCCATCACCATCAGCTTGCCTCAAGTTAGCGGCATTGAGCCTGACTTTTGCTTTTATATTGAAAATTGGAGATCTGTAGTAGGTAAAAACCGTATCGACTGGCTCAATGATCCTCCACCAGATTTAGTACTTGAGGTGGATGTTACTAGTTATACCAGTATTGATGACTATCTTCCTTACAGAGTGCCAGAGGTTTGGCTGTTAAAGAATAAGCAGCTATTAGTTTATAGATTGCTCGCTGAAAATTACGTAATTACAGAAAGTAGCTATTTTCCTAACGTTAAAGACATTGTGCAGCAGTGCCTCCAAATTGCCAACGAGCAAACAACCAGTGAGGCGATTAGGTGGTTAAGAAGCTTTTTGCGTGAAAGTTAA
- a CDS encoding B12-binding domain-containing radical SAM protein, with the protein MRVLLVYPRFPKTFWSYEKILELVNRKVLLPPLGLVTVAAILPQAWEFKLVDRNIRPVTEAEWQWADLVILSAMIVQKDDLLDQIREAKRRGKRVAVGGPYPTSVPQEAEIAGADYLILDEGEITLPMFVEAIAQGKTSGTFRSSGEKPDVTTTPIPRYDLLEFDAYDSMSIQFSRGCPFQCEFCDIIVLYGRKPRTKSPKQLLAELEYLYSLGWRRGVFMVDDNFIGNKRNVKLLLQELKVWQAEHQYPFRFNTEASVDLAQDQELMDLMVECNFDAVFLGIETPDEDSLQLTKKFQNTRSSLIESVQTITRAGLRPIAGFIIGFDGEKAGAGDRIVRFAEQTAIPTTTFAMLQALPNTALWHRLDKEGRLRGKDGNINQTTLMNFIPTRSLEQITREYIESFWQLYDPIKYLDRTYRCFLMLGAPKCKAPAKMPSWVDIRALLIVCWRQGIKRNTRWKFWHHLFSIIKHNPEVWDHYLAVCAHNEHFLEYRQIVRDELEAQLAEFLAREAEIQAEIKTSVLAS; encoded by the coding sequence ATGCGAGTTCTACTAGTTTATCCTCGGTTTCCCAAAACGTTTTGGTCATACGAAAAAATTTTAGAATTGGTTAATCGTAAAGTTTTGCTGCCACCGTTAGGTTTAGTTACCGTAGCAGCAATTTTGCCGCAAGCATGGGAGTTTAAATTAGTAGATCGTAATATTCGTCCAGTCACCGAAGCCGAATGGCAATGGGCAGATCTTGTGATTCTGTCGGCGATGATTGTCCAGAAAGACGACCTTCTCGACCAAATTCGGGAAGCCAAACGACGAGGAAAGCGTGTTGCTGTTGGCGGTCCTTACCCGACTTCGGTTCCGCAAGAAGCAGAAATTGCAGGGGCAGATTATCTTATATTGGATGAAGGTGAAATCACCTTACCAATGTTTGTCGAAGCGATCGCCCAGGGTAAAACCAGCGGAACTTTCCGTTCTAGTGGCGAAAAACCTGATGTCACAACAACGCCGATTCCGCGTTATGACTTATTAGAATTTGATGCATATGATTCGATGTCGATTCAATTCTCGCGTGGTTGTCCGTTTCAGTGCGAGTTTTGCGATATCATTGTCCTCTACGGACGTAAACCGCGCACAAAATCGCCAAAACAACTCTTAGCCGAATTAGAGTATCTCTACAGTTTAGGATGGCGGCGTGGTGTCTTCATGGTGGATGACAACTTTATTGGCAATAAACGCAATGTCAAGTTGTTGTTACAAGAATTAAAAGTTTGGCAAGCAGAACATCAGTATCCATTCCGATTTAATACTGAAGCATCGGTCGATCTTGCGCAAGATCAAGAATTGATGGATTTGATGGTGGAATGCAACTTTGATGCGGTGTTCTTAGGAATTGAAACACCTGATGAAGACAGCTTGCAGCTAACGAAGAAATTTCAAAATACACGCAGTTCATTAATCGAGTCGGTACAAACAATTACGCGCGCTGGATTAAGACCGATTGCAGGGTTTATCATCGGTTTTGATGGCGAAAAAGCAGGTGCAGGCGATCGCATTGTTCGTTTTGCCGAACAAACCGCGATTCCGACGACGACGTTTGCAATGCTACAAGCATTACCAAATACCGCACTATGGCATCGATTAGATAAGGAAGGGCGCTTGCGCGGTAAAGATGGCAATATTAACCAGACAACTTTGATGAACTTTATCCCGACGCGATCGCTCGAACAAATTACCCGCGAGTACATCGAATCATTCTGGCAATTATACGACCCCATCAAGTACTTAGACCGCACCTATCGCTGTTTCTTGATGCTCGGTGCGCCAAAATGCAAAGCTCCAGCTAAAATGCCGAGTTGGGTAGATATTCGTGCATTATTAATTGTTTGCTGGCGTCAAGGGATTAAGCGCAATACGCGCTGGAAGTTTTGGCATCACTTGTTTAGCATCATCAAGCATAATCCCGAAGTTTGGGATCATTACCTGGCAGTGTGTGCGCACAACGAACATTTCTTAGAATACCGCCAAATTGTCCGCGACGAACTCGAAGCGCAACTTGCAGAGTTTCTCGCACGTGAAGCCGAAATTCAAGCCGAAATCAAAACAAGTGTATTAGCATCATAG
- a CDS encoding NAD(P)-dependent oxidoreductase produces MYNLAHNDSSLLAPRSSPLTKRILVTGASGCIGHYISEALIQETRHELYLLVRNPQKLQVDTNHRRGIHVLQGDMQNIRAFTDLLQTIDTAILAATAWGGADTYDINVAKTQELLSLLSPKCQQVIYFSTASILDRNGNLLPQAGEIGTDYIRSKYDCHQQLSQRAIASKTTILFPTLVVGGDTNKPYSHLTSGLPEVTKWVDLIRFFQADGSFHFIHGRDIAQVVRYLIDHPPTEKESRCRNAPAESRSLVLGQAPLTVNQAVEEVCQYFNKKIYFRIPLTLSLANAIIALFRIQMAAWDRFCLDYRHFIYRNAVNPATFGLPNYCATLSDVLKISGIPPRKNR; encoded by the coding sequence ATGTATAATTTAGCACACAATGATTCCTCGCTCCTCGCTCCTCGCTCCTCACCCCTTACAAAGCGGATTCTAGTTACTGGTGCGAGTGGTTGCATTGGTCATTACATTAGTGAAGCGTTGATTCAAGAAACTCGTCACGAGTTGTATTTATTGGTTAGGAATCCGCAGAAACTGCAAGTTGATACAAACCATCGCCGTGGAATTCATGTTTTGCAGGGTGATATGCAAAACATTCGCGCCTTTACTGACTTACTGCAAACAATTGATACTGCAATTCTGGCTGCGACCGCTTGGGGTGGTGCAGATACTTACGATATTAATGTTGCCAAAACTCAAGAATTACTCAGCTTATTGTCACCGAAATGCCAACAGGTGATTTATTTTTCCACAGCAAGCATTCTCGATCGCAACGGTAATTTACTTCCACAAGCAGGCGAAATAGGTACAGATTACATTCGTTCTAAATACGACTGTCATCAACAACTAAGTCAACGGGCGATCGCCTCCAAAACAACGATTCTATTTCCCACTTTAGTCGTAGGTGGCGATACCAACAAACCATATTCGCACCTTACTAGTGGTTTACCCGAAGTGACAAAATGGGTAGATTTAATTCGCTTCTTCCAAGCAGATGGTAGTTTTCACTTCATTCACGGACGCGACATTGCTCAAGTCGTGCGATATTTAATTGACCATCCACCGACGGAAAAAGAATCGCGATGCCGAAACGCCCCTGCTGAAAGCAGATCGCTTGTCCTTGGTCAAGCACCACTTACGGTTAACCAAGCCGTTGAAGAAGTTTGTCAATATTTTAATAAAAAAATTTATTTTCGGATTCCCTTAACTTTATCTTTGGCGAATGCAATAATCGCGTTATTCCGCATTCAAATGGCAGCTTGGGATCGCTTTTGTTTAGATTACCGCCATTTCATCTATCGCAATGCTGTTAATCCAGCAACATTTGGTTTACCAAATTACTGCGCAACCCTCAGCGACGTTTTAAAAATCAGCGGTATTCCTCCCCGCAAAAACCGCTAA
- a CDS encoding AraC family transcriptional regulator: protein MAIAPYRHPITLSQADYWALVAENEQPASTSDELDVTWQYPTQLGHGFVREIDLREGLVLEIANYQVHSDIITYSADRKHPLEYRFDIPTPNRHLSETIYHFYGSGIARGERGKQDANQRDQWVSVHMEPNVFRSFARHLDEEIPAALQHLIRRDQEYYVRLGQATPGMHAALQQILHCPYQGFTKRMFLESKVLELMTLILEQEIEVQEGKQPLVGLKPDDIDRLYWAKEVLQQNLDQPLSLMQLARQVGLNECTLKQGFRQLFGMTVFGYLRQCRMKQARLLLLEGRMNVREAALAVGYTSQSRFASVFRKTFGMNPKQFSNQRSH from the coding sequence ATGGCGATCGCACCCTATCGGCATCCAATTACTCTTTCGCAAGCTGATTATTGGGCATTAGTCGCCGAAAACGAACAACCTGCGTCTACTTCGGATGAGCTTGACGTTACTTGGCAATATCCCACGCAGCTAGGACACGGTTTTGTGCGAGAGATTGACTTGCGCGAAGGATTAGTTTTGGAAATCGCTAATTACCAGGTTCATAGCGATATTATCACCTATTCTGCTGACCGTAAGCATCCCCTAGAATATAGATTTGATATTCCAACTCCCAATCGCCATCTATCAGAGACAATTTATCACTTCTACGGCAGCGGTATTGCCAGAGGAGAGCGTGGAAAACAGGATGCAAATCAACGCGATCAGTGGGTTAGCGTTCATATGGAACCAAATGTCTTTCGCTCGTTTGCAAGACATCTCGATGAAGAAATTCCTGCCGCACTTCAGCACTTGATTCGCCGCGATCAAGAATACTACGTCCGTCTGGGACAAGCAACGCCAGGAATGCACGCTGCTTTACAGCAGATTTTGCACTGCCCTTATCAGGGATTTACCAAGCGGATGTTTCTCGAAAGCAAAGTCTTAGAACTGATGACGTTGATCCTAGAGCAAGAAATCGAAGTTCAAGAAGGAAAGCAGCCTCTAGTTGGCTTAAAGCCCGATGATATTGATCGGCTATATTGGGCAAAAGAGGTTTTGCAACAAAATTTGGATCAGCCGCTGTCTTTGATGCAACTTGCCCGCCAGGTAGGACTGAATGAATGCACATTGAAGCAGGGCTTTCGTCAACTATTTGGTATGACTGTCTTTGGCTATTTGCGCCAGTGCCGGATGAAGCAAGCCAGGTTACTGTTGCTGGAGGGACGCATGAACGTGCGGGAGGCAGCGCTGGCAGTTGGATATACAAGCCAGAGTCGTTTTGCATCAGTCTTTCGCAAGACATTTGGCATGAATCCGAAGCAATTTTCCAACCAGCGATCGCACTAA
- a CDS encoding four helix bundle protein, producing the protein MAEKVYHLTYQFPRQEIYGLSSQIQRAAVSVPSNIAEGHTRDSTKEYLQFLSIALGSLAELETQLILAARLSYLSTQDLQITLSKTDEISRMIRGLQKPLKAKF; encoded by the coding sequence TTGGCTGAAAAGGTTTACCACTTAACCTACCAGTTTCCTAGGCAAGAAATTTATGGATTATCCAGCCAAATTCAACGTGCTGCTGTGTCGGTTCCGTCAAATATAGCAGAAGGGCATACAAGGGACTCGACTAAAGAATATCTACAATTTCTTTCAATAGCGTTGGGGTCACTAGCTGAGTTAGAAACCCAACTAATTTTGGCAGCAAGATTGTCCTACTTAAGTACGCAGGATTTGCAAATTACTCTTTCAAAAACTGATGAAATCAGTCGCATGATTAGAGGGCTACAAAAACCACTTAAAGCAAAATTTTAA
- the hemE gene encoding uroporphyrinogen decarboxylase, with the protein MTVATQVPYLLRAAYGETLDRPPVWMMRQAGRYMKAYRELREKYPSFRERSEIPEVAIEVSLQPWRAFQPDGVILFSDIVTPLPGLGVDMDIAEGKGPIIASPIRTQAQVDQLRPLEPEESLPFIKTILQALREEVGNKAAVLGFVGAPWTLAAYMVEGKGSKTYSKIKGMAFSDPTILHQLLTKLADAIATYVRYQIDCGAQVVQMFDSWAGELSPQDYETFALPYQQRVFQQVKQTHPDTPLILLVSGSAGLLERMAQSGADIISVDWTVDMADARTRLGNMKVQGNLDPGVLFGSKEFIRDRIYDTVRKAGNRGHILNLGHGVLPETPEENVAFFFETAKNLNLRSEERGARSEKS; encoded by the coding sequence ATGACCGTTGCTACCCAAGTTCCCTATTTACTAAGAGCAGCATATGGTGAAACATTAGACCGTCCGCCAGTGTGGATGATGCGGCAAGCAGGTCGCTATATGAAAGCCTATCGGGAACTACGGGAGAAATACCCTTCGTTTCGCGAACGTTCTGAAATTCCTGAAGTGGCAATTGAAGTTTCCTTGCAACCCTGGAGGGCGTTTCAACCTGATGGCGTGATTCTATTTTCCGATATTGTGACTCCCTTACCAGGCTTGGGCGTAGATATGGATATCGCCGAAGGCAAAGGCCCAATCATTGCCTCACCGATTCGTACACAAGCACAAGTCGATCAATTGCGTCCGCTTGAACCTGAAGAATCGTTACCGTTTATTAAAACAATTTTACAAGCGCTGCGCGAAGAAGTTGGTAATAAAGCGGCGGTGTTAGGTTTTGTAGGTGCGCCGTGGACGCTTGCAGCCTATATGGTGGAAGGCAAAGGTTCCAAAACTTATTCCAAAATTAAAGGAATGGCGTTTTCCGACCCTACAATTTTGCATCAACTCTTGACGAAATTAGCGGATGCGATCGCGACTTACGTACGCTATCAAATTGACTGCGGGGCGCAAGTTGTGCAAATGTTTGATTCGTGGGCGGGAGAACTCTCACCGCAGGATTACGAAACGTTTGCTTTACCGTATCAACAGCGCGTTTTCCAACAAGTTAAGCAAACACACCCTGATACACCTTTAATTCTACTCGTCAGTGGTAGTGCAGGTTTGCTAGAACGAATGGCACAATCCGGTGCAGATATCATTTCTGTTGATTGGACCGTTGATATGGCGGATGCACGTACCAGATTAGGTAATATGAAAGTCCAGGGAAACCTTGACCCTGGCGTGTTATTTGGTTCCAAAGAATTCATTCGCGATCGCATTTACGATACTGTGCGCAAAGCCGGAAACCGAGGACACATCTTGAATCTCGGTCACGGTGTCTTACCCGAAACGCCCGAAGAAAATGTCGCGTTCTTTTTTGAAACAGCAAAAAATCTCAATTTAAGGAGCGAGGAGCGAGGAGCGAGGAGCGAGAAAAGTTAA